The Synergistota bacterium genome has a window encoding:
- a CDS encoding flagellar motor switch protein FliG has translation MARRKKEGLSGREKAAILLVILGPEISAQVFKHLDEEDVEQLTLEIANLPMIPPEVKNDVIQEFQHLLVAHEFMAKGGVNYAKELLEKAFGPEKAKEILTKL, from the coding sequence TTGGCTAGGAGAAAGAAAGAGGGGCTGAGCGGGAGAGAAAAGGCGGCGATACTACTGGTTATACTTGGGCCGGAGATATCTGCTCAGGTATTTAAGCATCTCGATGAGGAAGATGTGGAACAGCTTACCCTTGAGATAGCTAATCTCCCGATGATTCCTCCTGAGGTAAAGAATGATGTCATCCAAGAGTTTCAGCATCTTCTCGTGGCTCATGAGTTTATGGCTAAGGGAGGAGTTAACTATGCTAAGGAGCTTCTTGAGAAAGCATTTGGGCCTGAAAAGGCAAAGGAAATTCTCACTAAGCT
- the fliF gene encoding flagellar M-ring protein FliF: MFDRIKERLNAILSKWKELPKPQKIVILGAIAGLLVSTLLLLLWAQKPQYVPLFTNLDPKDASAIVKQLEKMKVPYELSDEGKTVLVPMDKVYSTRIQIAGMGLPSRGVVGFEIFEKPKFGLTTFQEQINYLRALEGELARTIMDLDAVELAKVNIVIPRPRLYVEEQKAATASVLVKLKPGAKLSVEQVKAIVHLVSHSVEGLSPDDVVVVDTKGNILTEMLREEYIIRETKRISTVQKEIEDLYERDLEGKLKSMLEKIFGPGRAVAKVKVEIDLNKKEIKREIYKPVVGRSGIVRSEQTIEEQYKGTVAPPSGVPGTQTNIPGYQIPEKKKEEISYSKSEMIRNYEISKEQEKEVVAPGKIKRMTVSVVVDAKLDPKQLEELKNTVAAAVGYDPKRGDEIVVQSMQFNLAYLKEFEEQLKAQERLRLMITLGIIGAILGTLVGYLLWRRWKRKKLEEEAAKAAAEAVPEEKEKGPTLEEMLAHPELFLEEERVIEIEDLRGFAMKHPEEVAKIIKSWLYEE; encoded by the coding sequence ATGTTTGATAGGATAAAAGAGCGCCTTAATGCCATTTTATCAAAATGGAAGGAGCTGCCAAAGCCGCAGAAAATAGTAATTCTTGGAGCGATAGCGGGTCTTCTCGTTTCAACGCTCCTTTTACTGTTATGGGCTCAGAAGCCGCAGTATGTTCCTCTTTTTACCAATCTTGATCCTAAGGATGCTTCGGCTATCGTTAAGCAACTTGAAAAGATGAAGGTTCCTTATGAGCTTTCAGATGAGGGAAAGACAGTACTTGTACCAATGGATAAGGTCTATAGCACCAGAATTCAGATCGCTGGAATGGGTTTGCCAAGCCGAGGTGTGGTTGGCTTCGAGATTTTTGAGAAACCCAAGTTTGGTTTGACAACATTTCAGGAGCAGATAAACTATCTCCGAGCGCTTGAAGGGGAGCTCGCGCGAACGATAATGGATCTTGACGCGGTAGAGCTTGCTAAGGTAAACATAGTGATTCCTCGTCCGCGCCTTTATGTGGAGGAGCAAAAGGCGGCTACTGCGTCTGTTTTGGTTAAGCTTAAACCAGGTGCTAAGCTTTCAGTAGAGCAGGTGAAGGCAATCGTTCATCTGGTTTCGCACAGCGTTGAGGGACTATCACCAGATGATGTTGTCGTTGTTGATACCAAGGGAAATATACTGACCGAGATGCTTCGTGAGGAGTACATAATAAGAGAGACTAAAAGAATCTCGACGGTTCAGAAAGAGATAGAGGATCTTTACGAGAGGGATCTTGAGGGGAAGCTTAAATCTATGCTTGAGAAGATCTTTGGTCCCGGTAGAGCGGTGGCTAAGGTTAAGGTTGAGATAGATCTGAATAAAAAAGAGATCAAAAGGGAGATTTATAAACCCGTTGTTGGAAGAAGTGGAATAGTTAGAAGTGAGCAGACTATAGAGGAGCAGTATAAGGGAACTGTGGCGCCACCTTCGGGCGTTCCCGGGACCCAAACGAATATACCTGGATATCAGATTCCGGAAAAAAAGAAAGAGGAGATTTCATATTCCAAATCGGAGATGATAAGGAACTATGAGATAAGCAAGGAGCAGGAAAAGGAAGTAGTAGCTCCAGGGAAGATAAAAAGAATGACCGTTTCCGTTGTCGTGGATGCAAAGCTTGATCCCAAGCAGCTTGAAGAGCTTAAAAATACCGTGGCTGCTGCCGTTGGATACGATCCCAAGAGGGGAGACGAGATAGTGGTTCAAAGCATGCAATTTAATTTGGCTTATTTGAAAGAATTTGAGGAGCAGTTGAAGGCGCAGGAGAGACTGCGCTTGATGATTACCCTGGGTATAATAGGAGCTATATTAGGAACGCTTGTTGGTTACCTGCTTTGGAGAAGGTGGAAGAGAAAGAAGCTAGAAGAGGAAGCGGCTAAAGCGGCAGCTGAAGCCGTTCCTGAGGAGAAAGAGAAGGGACCCACGCTGGAGGAAATGCTCGCTCACCCAGAGCTTTTCCTGGAGGAGGAGCGAGTTATAGAGATAGAAGATTTGAGGGGGTTTGCTATGAAGCATCCCGAAGAGGTAGCCAAGATTATAAAGTCTTGGCTTTATGAGGAATAG
- the fliE gene encoding flagellar hook-basal body complex protein FliE produces MVEKIILSLDKLRLPTPPKEKEEKGKGEVAPAREEGFLALVEKGLKKVNELEKNADRMAEKLATGEIDDVHQVAIAVQKAELAVRLLSEIRNRLVEAYQRLTRLT; encoded by the coding sequence TTGGTTGAAAAGATAATCCTTTCGCTGGATAAGCTTCGCTTGCCCACACCTCCTAAGGAGAAAGAGGAGAAGGGTAAAGGTGAGGTAGCTCCAGCGAGGGAGGAGGGTTTCTTGGCCCTCGTTGAGAAAGGATTGAAGAAAGTTAACGAGCTCGAAAAGAACGCGGATAGGATGGCAGAAAAATTGGCAACTGGTGAGATAGATGATGTTCATCAGGTTGCCATAGCGGTTCAAAAGGCTGAGCTTGCGGTCAGGCTTCTTTCGGAGATAAGAAATAGACTTGTTGAGGCTTATCAGCGGTTGACCCGACTGACATAA
- the flgC gene encoding flagellar basal body rod protein FlgC — protein MRLFKTIDISASALTAHRLWLDVMADNLANVNTTRTPEGGPYRRKMVIFESRERVFPPKFEFHFPPEPKKIPDFTGEGVRVKEIVEDPSPPRLVYDPHHPDANKDGYVAYPNVNVVREMVDMIAASRAYEANLMTINVTRSMFMNALNIMRG, from the coding sequence ATGAGGCTCTTTAAAACCATAGATATAAGCGCTTCTGCCTTGACTGCTCATAGGTTATGGCTTGACGTTATGGCGGATAACTTGGCTAACGTTAACACCACGAGGACTCCTGAGGGGGGTCCCTACAGGAGAAAAATGGTGATTTTCGAATCGAGGGAAAGGGTCTTTCCCCCGAAATTTGAATTTCATTTCCCTCCAGAGCCCAAGAAGATACCCGACTTCACAGGTGAAGGCGTCAGAGTTAAGGAGATTGTGGAGGACCCCTCTCCTCCCCGTCTGGTTTATGATCCTCATCATCCTGATGCGAATAAGGATGGATATGTTGCTTACCCTAATGTAAATGTGGTTAGAGAGATGGTTGATATGATTGCAGCAAGCAGAGCTTACGAGGCAAATTTGATGACGATAAACGTTACAAGAAGCATGTTCATGAATGCCCTTAACATAATGAGGGGGTGA
- the flgB gene encoding flagellar basal body rod protein FlgB yields MLFGRTIEVLEKTLDALSLRQEVIANNIANVNTPGYRRKEVTFEEELKEALSEKRKRIKGFITNPRHIPIPQPEITLRSVKPDVWERDDLYFRNDKNGVDIDLELAELAKNAMKQAAVSRVLSRRFAILGIVMGRR; encoded by the coding sequence ATGCTCTTTGGGAGGACCATAGAGGTCCTTGAGAAAACGCTTGATGCTCTTTCTCTAAGGCAGGAGGTTATAGCAAACAATATAGCTAATGTAAACACTCCCGGTTATAGAAGGAAGGAAGTGACATTTGAGGAAGAGCTTAAGGAAGCTCTTTCAGAGAAGCGTAAGAGGATTAAGGGATTTATAACAAATCCACGGCACATACCTATTCCTCAACCGGAAATAACTTTAAGGAGCGTAAAACCTGATGTTTGGGAAAGGGATGATCTATACTTCAGAAACGATAAGAATGGCGTTGATATCGATCTTGAGCTCGCGGAGCTTGCGAAAAACGCTATGAAGCAGGCTGCAGTAAGCAGAGTTTTAAGCAGGAGGTTTGCCATACTAGGTATTGTCATGGGAAGGAGGTAA
- the codY gene encoding GTP-sensing pleiotropic transcriptional regulator CodY, with protein MVDRANVLTLEELLKRERKISRLIQRQAGRGVDFMSIAGILSEVIEANVYISDKDGKILGYGLLNDYECSKMEEILKEGKFPDDYNEKLLRIMEPMVNQTSRGGKCSYDANLPCPYPQKFVSFFPIVGGGERLGTLVVARFNEEFKTADIVLAEYGATIVGMEILRARNEDIERLAREQLTVQLALRTLSYSELSAMKRIFEKFDDSEGVVVASKIAGEIGVTRSVIVNALRKLESAGIIETRSLGMKGTYIRVLTPLFLKELKVR; from the coding sequence ATGGTGGATAGGGCCAACGTCTTGACTTTGGAGGAGCTTCTCAAGAGGGAGCGCAAGATAAGCAGGCTGATTCAGCGTCAGGCAGGTCGTGGAGTTGACTTTATGAGTATCGCCGGGATATTAAGCGAGGTTATCGAAGCTAACGTCTATATCTCTGATAAGGATGGCAAGATACTGGGTTATGGACTTTTGAACGATTACGAGTGTTCCAAGATGGAAGAGATACTGAAGGAAGGTAAATTTCCAGATGACTATAATGAAAAGCTTTTGAGAATTATGGAACCGATGGTCAATCAGACATCCAGGGGAGGGAAGTGCTCATATGATGCTAATTTGCCTTGTCCGTATCCCCAGAAATTTGTTAGTTTTTTCCCAATAGTTGGAGGTGGGGAGCGGCTCGGCACGCTCGTTGTAGCTCGCTTCAATGAGGAGTTCAAAACCGCTGATATAGTCTTAGCTGAGTATGGAGCTACCATAGTGGGAATGGAGATACTTAGAGCGAGAAACGAGGATATAGAGAGATTAGCGAGAGAGCAACTTACCGTTCAGCTGGCTTTAAGAACGCTTTCTTACTCTGAGCTTTCTGCGATGAAAAGAATCTTCGAAAAGTTCGATGATAGTGAGGGGGTAGTTGTGGCAAGCAAGATAGCAGGAGAGATAGGTGTTACGCGCTCCGTTATAGTCAATGCTTTGAGAAAGCTTGAGAGCGCTGGTATAATAGAGACGAGATCCCTTGGAATGAAAGGGACATATATAAGGGTTTTAACGCCTCTCTTTTTGAAAGAGCTTAAGGTAAGATAG